The Streptococcus suis DNA window ATATTACATTTTATGATCTATGGGAAAAATGGCTAGAATTAACTGTAAAACCACTTGGTAAAGCTGATACAACCTTAAACAAGCATATGCTACGTGGAAAATTTATCAAAACACAATTTGAAGATAAACCAGCGATTCAGATAAAAGCTAGTGAATATCAAGCTTTTATCAATAAATACGCTGAAACAAATTGTCGTGATAACGTAAGTAGAATGAATGCGGAAATCCGTAATGTCATTATCTTTGCTAAACGTGATAAGCTAAATATTGAAGATTTTACAGAAGGGGTTATTTTATCAGGTCGCCCTCCTAAGAAACGGAAAGAAGATAAATATATTCATAGTTTTAAGGATTATCAAAAATTAGTTAGTTATTTAGAAGAAAATTTAGACTTATCAACATCAATCATTCCTCACTTACTATTGATCCAATTAAAAACTGGATTACGTGCAGGTGAAGTTGCAGGATTAACATGGGATTGTGTTTTATGGGATACATTAGAAATTAAAACGTACCGCCGATACGATACAGTTAGACAACGTTGGAGCAAAGCCAAAACAGAAGATTCAATACGGACAATACCTATTGATGCAGATACACTGAAAATCCTTAAAAAACTCAAACAAGAACAAGATGTATTTATTGAAGATGGTACAATTATAAATAATGAAAACATGATCTTTGTAGATGTAAATTATAACATTGTAACTAATGCAGGTATCAATAAACATCTAAAACAAATATTAAAAACATTACGCATCTTTCCTCAAAATATGACAAGTACAGGTTTACGTCATACATATTGTTCCACAATGTTAGCCATGGGCGTAGATATTTGGGCTGTATCAAAATTAATGGGACATAAAGATATTACTGAAATTACAGAAACATATGGACATCTGATTAAAGAAAAAGCAGAAATTGAAAACAATAAAGTCCGTTCAGTATTAAATAGTTTAATTGAAAATGATAAATAGTGACCAAAAGTTGACCAAAAGACAAAAGAAACGCTGATAAATCAACGTTTCTAATGCTTATACTATACCGGCGGCCGGGGTCGAACCGGCACGTCCTTGCGGACACTGGATTTTGAGTTTGGTTCTTGTAGTTTTTTAAACACAAAAATCCCATTTTATCATTATTATA harbors:
- a CDS encoding site-specific integrase, whose amino-acid sequence is MAISYRKRGKNKTWDYRIFDKNKKVIASNSGFKTKREAEIEALSIEIKLMQGAIIDKNITFYDLWEKWLELTVKPLGKADTTLNKHMLRGKFIKTQFEDKPAIQIKASEYQAFINKYAETNCRDNVSRMNAEIRNVIIFAKRDKLNIEDFTEGVILSGRPPKKRKEDKYIHSFKDYQKLVSYLEENLDLSTSIIPHLLLIQLKTGLRAGEVAGLTWDCVLWDTLEIKTYRRYDTVRQRWSKAKTEDSIRTIPIDADTLKILKKLKQEQDVFIEDGTIINNENMIFVDVNYNIVTNAGINKHLKQILKTLRIFPQNMTSTGLRHTYCSTMLAMGVDIWAVSKLMGHKDITEITETYGHLIKEKAEIENNKVRSVLNSLIENDK